The Triticum dicoccoides isolate Atlit2015 ecotype Zavitan chromosome 6A, WEW_v2.0, whole genome shotgun sequence genome has a window encoding:
- the LOC119317764 gene encoding zinc finger protein CONSTANS-LIKE 16-like, producing MGGSDQKAAGGAVGGKAARACDGCMRRRARWYCAADDAFLCQGCDTSVHSANPLARRHERLRLCATSPLPAERGKAVKESSGATTSKCLDVAPAWPRRKARTRRPPVKSVGQLLSRRLVVPEVGAGESSTSDERRAPEEEQLLYRVPVFDPALAEFCSPPPIDGSRHSEDVEGAVEDAKELTAEQSPVQELPDCFASFGPTDADLREFAADMEALLGQGLDDGKELEDSFYMEAPGLISPPGEHGGRVKVEADGGLVSRSNGVLASGHDLKREFNGSPPTLVDDDDSFEHKTSSASNGDGVDDAQFLKRSLDLRLNYEAVMESWGSSPWTDGRRPPGQLDDLLLHDHAGTWTAGGGGRHGDAAWPPRPRTDEWREARVSRYREKRRTRLFAKKIRYEVRKLNAEKRPRMKGRFVKRTGAAAAAGAPCAVT from the exons atgggtggCTCCGACCAGAAGGCGGCCGGCGGCGCCGTGGGCGGCAAGGCCGCGCGCGCGTGCGACGGGTGCATGCGACGGCGCGCGCGCTGGTACTGCGCGGCCGACGACGCGTTCTTGTGTCAGGGATGTGACACGTCCGTGCACTCGGCGAACCCGCTCGCCAGGCGGCACGAGCGCCTCCGCCTGTGCGCGACGTCCCCGCTGCCGGCTGAGCGGGGGAAGGCGGTGAAGGAGTCGTCGGGGGCGACGACGTCCAAGTGCCTGGACGTCGCGCCGGCGTGGCCGAGGCGGAAGGCGCGCACGCGGCGGCCGCCGGTCAAGAGCGTCGGGCAGCTGCTGTCGAGGCGCCTCGTGGTGCCCGAGGTGGGGGCCGGTGAGTCCTCCACGTCGGACGAGCGGAGGGCgcccgaggaggagcagctgctctaCCGCGTGCCGGTCTTTGACCCCGCCCTCGCCGAGTTCTGCTCGCCGCCGCCGATCGATGGCTCACGCCACAGCGAGGACGTCGAAGGCGCCGTGGAAGACGCGAAGGAGCTCACGGCCGAGCAGTCCCCCGTGCAGGAGCTCCCCGATTGTTTCGCCAGTTTCGGCCCGACGGACGCCGATCTCAGGGAGTTCGCGGCCGACATGGAAGCGCTCCTCGGCCAAGGCCTGGACGACGGCAAGGAGCTGGAGGACTCGTTCTACATGGAGGCCCCAGGGCTCATATCGCCGCCGGGGGAACACGGCGGGCGTGTAAAGGTGGAGGCCGACGGCGGCCTTGTCTCCCGAAGCAACGGCGTTCTGGCGTCTGGTCATGACCTGAAGCGGGAGTTCAACGGCAGCCCGCCGACACTGGTGGATGACGACGACAGTTTCGAGCACAAGACGTCGTCGGCGAGCAACGGAGACGGCGTTGACGATGCGCAGTTCTTGAAGAGGAGCCTGGATCTTAGGCTGAACTACGAGGCGGTCATGGAGAGCTGGGGCAGCTCGCCGTGGACCGACGGCCGGCGGCCGCCCGGCCAGCTCGACGACTTGTTGCTCCACGACCACGCG GGCACGTGGacggcgggaggaggaggacggcaTGGCGACGCGGCGTGGCCGCCGAGGCCGAGGACGGACGAGTGGCGGGAGGCGCGGGTGTCGCGGTACCGAGAGAAGCGGCGGACGAGGCTGTTCGCCAAGAAGATACGCTACGAGGTGCggaagctgaacgcggagaagcggCCCCGGATGAAGGGCCGCTTCGTCAAGCGCACcggcgccgcggccgccgccggcgcCCCGTGCGCCGTCACCTGA